CAACCACTTCGTTCGATTAATGTCTACACAACTTATTCATCAATATCGTAAATCAAAACAAAGTTTCAATTAGTCGAAGTAACACCCTCCACCATCAAAAAGGAAATTATTggatatataaagataaaaataaactatatcCAATATTTAAAGCACTGGGGATTATGTAGAGATGTGTATTTGTGTGGCTGTTGTGATAAGATGcagaaaaatttatcaattgctTCCTTGTAGTTGTAGAGACTACTCACTAGCATCTCTTTAGCTATACCTCTATGAAAATATGTTTTCACATTCTTGGTAAATTGTATGAAAATAGAGGATGTTGTTGTACACATGAATTGACATGTTGAAGCATCTTAAAAGAACTTTGTATTAAGTGTACATGAAGTATATTTACCCTACATCTTCTCATGAATATCCATCACTCTTTTTCTCCTTATTTTAATTCTCAAAAGAGCATAGTggagatattttataaattgaaggATGAAAATTGTTGTATCCAACTATACAATCAATATGTAATTGTCTATTACTTATAATAGTTTTAACTAACTATTCATCTCACATAAACTTTATTTAAATCCTGAAGTCACCTTTTACACAAGAACTATGGCTTTGTACAATATGTCTCTAACTCATACAGAACATGATGAATagagaaatcaaatcaaaatatttaaaaggctCTCTAAGAGAAAACtaggaaaaaaaagaaacactAAATGAAAAATCAAGATACATTTGAGCCCTATTATTATAGTATAGATATATGTGTTCTaaatccaataggtgagttatttaagaaaacagaatAATATTGCATCAGATACGGAtagttgatttatttaaatgatataGCACAAAATTGAACAAGATGGCATACATGATGAGGTCAAACAGAGATATGTTGCTCGTTAAAATATCATGTTTCCCAAAACTAGGTATTTCCATATTGAATTAGAGTCCATTAAGCAAAGGGAAAAGATTGTTGTTACAATTAAAATGGAAACTAGATTAGTTTGTAAATAGAAAGAgtaaactacaaaataaaattgataaagtgAAATTGATATTATTAGATAGTTTCGAGATTTGCCTTAAACTTGGCAAACCAATTTGTATACAACATAAAATCAATTTGGATATGACttcaatcattttttcattattatttccTACTGACCAAAGTCATAAACCTACAATTGGGAGAAGGTTGTCCTTATAAACTACAATGTTACAATAACCTCGGCTTATTTTAACACCAAGCTCCTCAATCGTCTGAGTACTCATATCATACCATACTagttcatcatcattttttCTCAAGAATATACCGCCTTTCTCTCCTACTCCAATAAGATGTTGAGCGCAAGGTAATGGCTTGACAATGAAGACATTAGCCCACGATTCCTTCACACCGAGTTCACCCAATATTCTTATGTGAAAAGTAGTTGATTCATCATATATTATGAGAGCAATGGATCCATTTAACAACACCATGCGCCAAATATCAAAATCGTCAACCATGTTTGAGGGAAGAGGTGTTGTAAGGAACACTTCATTGCACAAGTCAAATGATACCAAACACGGCCCAACCTTACTAAGACTATGGTAATCATCTTCACCCGACCAATAACAAAATGCATCCATGTACACTCCATTATCCATAGTACAATAAGGCATGTCAACATCAAGTTTCCTCCAAGAGTTACTTCTTAGACTATATATCTCCCACATTGGGGCGAAACCTACATCTGCTTCACATGGCACATTTGCTTGGGAATCAACAAAGAAATCTAATTGTCGAATCACTTTATAGTCATCTCTAACATGGTCATAACCAAAACCATGAAAGGTCT
Above is a genomic segment from Cicer arietinum cultivar CDC Frontier isolate Library 1 unplaced genomic scaffold, Cicar.CDCFrontier_v2.0 Ca_scaffold_64_v2.0, whole genome shotgun sequence containing:
- the LOC101510999 gene encoding F-box protein CPR1-like, whose amino-acid sequence is MKTFHGFGYDHVRDDYKVIRQLDFFVDSQANVPCEADVGFAPMWEIYSLRSNSWRKLDVDMPYCTMDNGVYMDAFCYWSGEDDYHSLSKVGPCLVSFDLCNEVFLTTPLPSNMVDDFDIWRMVLLNGSIALIIYDESTTFHIRILGELGVKESWANVFIVKPLPCAQHLIGVGEKGGIFLRKNDDELVWYDMSTQTIEELGVKISRGYCNIVVYKDNLLPIVGL